The proteins below are encoded in one region of Deltaproteobacteria bacterium:
- a CDS encoding TMEM165/GDT1 family protein, producing the protein MTLKIFFTTFLAIFLAELGDKTQLAILLMAADDGINKLVVFVGSSAALILATLIAVALGSQLNHWIPPKLLKAVTGLGFVAIGLVILWGVRT; encoded by the coding sequence ATGACCTTGAAAATTTTCTTTACCACTTTTTTGGCGATTTTCCTGGCCGAACTGGGGGACAAGACCCAATTGGCTATCCTGCTCATGGCGGCCGATGACGGGATCAATAAACTAGTGGTGTTTGTTGGCTCTTCCGCCGCGCTGATCCTGGCTACCCTCATTGCGGTGGCGCTGGGCTCCCAACTTAACCACTGGATCCCCCCCAAACTTTTGAAAGCCGTCACCGGCCTGGGTTTTGTCGCCATCGGTCTGGTTATTCTCTGGGGGGTTCGAACCTGA
- a CDS encoding DUF370 domain-containing protein has translation MSNKENYSVNIGFGNLVASHRVVAIVTPGSAPMKRLREEAKNRERLIDATHGRKTRSIIVMDSNHIVLSAVQPETLCQRLNGDHSGIRGKKDE, from the coding sequence ATGTCCAACAAAGAAAATTACTCCGTCAATATCGGCTTTGGCAACCTGGTGGCCTCCCACCGGGTAGTGGCGATTGTCACTCCAGGGTCAGCGCCCATGAAACGGCTGCGGGAAGAAGCCAAAAATCGGGAACGGCTCATTGATGCCACCCATGGTCGCAAGACCCGCTCCATAATTGTCATGGATAGCAACCATATCGTGCTTTCCGCGGTTCAGCCCGAAACCCTGTGTCAACGCCTTAATGGAGATCATTCGGGAATAAGAGGCAAGAAGGACGAATAG
- the gmk gene encoding guanylate kinase, translating into MGGQIFVVSGSSGTGKTSLLQEVLAKDSRLRFSVSYTTRKPRPHEVHGQDYFFVSPDEFHRLVQQGRLIEWVEQFGHFYGTSKDWVDQALTQEQDIVFDIEIHGARQLKRLYPDETFIFILPPSLAELERRLRRRGDVPEAELQQRLQQARKELQEVEWYDYLVINDDFSEAVYLLQALVNASRCRTPLVWPKIKHRFQIQS; encoded by the coding sequence GTGGGAGGTCAGATTTTTGTGGTCTCGGGTTCCTCCGGAACCGGAAAGACCTCTTTACTGCAGGAAGTTTTGGCCAAAGATTCCCGGCTACGGTTTTCAGTCTCTTATACCACCCGGAAGCCGCGTCCCCACGAGGTCCACGGTCAGGACTATTTCTTTGTCAGTCCAGACGAATTCCACCGTCTGGTCCAGCAAGGCCGGTTAATCGAATGGGTGGAACAATTCGGCCACTTTTATGGCACTTCTAAAGACTGGGTGGACCAGGCCCTGACCCAGGAGCAAGATATAGTCTTTGATATTGAAATTCACGGGGCTCGGCAACTGAAACGCCTTTATCCGGACGAGACCTTTATCTTTATTCTGCCGCCCTCCTTGGCGGAACTGGAACGGCGCTTGCGCCGGCGCGGAGATGTGCCGGAAGCCGAATTGCAGCAGCGCCTGCAGCAAGCCCGAAAAGAGTTGCAGGAGGTGGAGTGGTATGATTATCTGGTCATAAACGACGATTTTTCGGAGGCCGTATACCTGTTACAGGCTCTCGTCAACGCTTCCCGCTGCCGCACCCCTTTAGTGTGGCCCAAGATTAAACACCGCTTCCAGATACAGTCCTGA